The Thermoanaerobaculia bacterium region GCGCGGCGAGGCGCGAGCCCGGTCCGCCGTCGCTCTCACGAGCTATGGCGGATCGATCGCCGATGACGTTTCTTGGCTCGGAAGGCGGTGTCCTCGCTTCGATCCGCCGAAGCCTCGGCGAAGGCGGACGGGATGCGGGTCGGCCGGCCGGCGGTTAAGCCGTATCGGAAGCGTACGTCGTGCCGACGGCCGGCCCGACGGACGCGTTTAACGCCGCGTATGGTCCGCGCCGGCTCCTAGGCTCGTTCGAGGTAGCTGTCGTCGCGGGTATCGATCTTGACCCGGGTTCCCGCCTCGATGAACTGCGGGACGTTGACGACGAGACCGGTCTCGAGCGTGGCCGGCTTGTACGACGCCGATGCGGTCGCTCCCTTCATTCCGGGCTGCGTCTCGGTCACCGTGAGCGTCACCGTGTTCGGGAGCTCGATGCCGACGGGATTCCCCTCGTAGAAATCGACCGACATCGCGGTGTTCGGCAGGAGGTACTTCAGCGAGTCGCCCACGACGTCGTCGGGCAGCGTGATCTGATCGTAATTTTCCTGGTTCATGAAGTGGTGGCCGGCCGGGTCGGAGTACAGGTACTCCATTTCGTGGGTGTCGAGCGAGGCTTTCTCGACCCGGTCGTTGGACGAAAATCGGTGGTCGTTCATCGATCCGGTGCGCAAATTTCGCATCCGGACCTGCATGAACGCCCGAAGGTTGCCGGGCGTTCGGTGCGACGCTTCGTGGACCCGGTGGAGCTCGCCGTTGAACACGATGATCATTCCGTTGCGGATCTGGGTGGCCGGAATATTCATTCGAACCTCGAAATCGTCAGCCCTGAATCCCGGCGACTTCCGCCGGGGCCGGGCAATGTAACACAAACAAAAGGGCCCGCCGAAGCGGGCCCGGTCGTCGTCAAGGGGCTTTTCGATTCAGCGATGCCGCGAGGGATCCGCAACCGCTCCGATCACCGCCGCGGAAGGGGGCGCGTCGACCACGATCGCGCTTCGGCCGTTCGCCGCGGCCGGGGAGGCCGCGAACTGCGGAACGTCGGGCGTGAAGAGCACGGAGTAGACGTCGGCGCGCGGGACGCTCGACCCCGCCGTCGCGTTGATCGCCTGGATCCAGTAGTCGGCGAGAACCGCGTACCCGATGTTCGTCGGGTGCAGGCCGTCGGCCGAGAAGAGGCCGCCCGTCGGGAAGTCCGCCGACAGGTGGACGCCGGCGACGTCGTAACCCGTGTCCTTGAGCTGGTGGAATATCTCGTGGACGTCCAGGACGCCGGCGCCGTGCGCGGCGGCGTCGGCGGCGATCGTCGCGTTGAAATGGTCCGTGTAGGCCTCGAGCTGGGCGACCTCGTCCGCGTACAGCAGGACGCCGGGATTCACCGTCGCCGGAGGCTCGAAGTTCCCGTCGGGCAGCGGGATCCCGGTCCCGCCGAGCGCCGCCGGAATTCCGATCCCCTGCGCGAGGAGGGGCGCCGCCTGGAGCGTCACGAGCGTGTCGGGCGGGATCGGCCCCGCGGTGCCGTCGTGCCGCTCGCCGATGTAGGTGAGGAAGCCGCCCTGCCCGTCCGGGATCGGCTGACCCGTCGACGGATCGATGATGAAGGGGGGGATGTACGTGAAGAACGGCACCGTGACGATGTCCGGAATCGTCGCCACGACGACCGTCCGTCCGCTCGCGCTCACGCCGTCCATGACCCGCCCGTAGGCGTCGTCGAAGACGGGCTGGGGCGTCAGCGTCACGCCGGGGATCACGACGCCCGCGGCCGCGGGGAGGAGAATGTCGTTGTTCCCGATCCAGAGCGTGACGAGGTCGGGCTGCAGGAGGTTCGCCTCGTCGATCGCGCTCATGCCGTCAAACGGGCTTCCCGTAACGTTGCGCAGCACCCGCGCGGCGGCGATCTGCTTGCCGTCGCCCGAGGAAACATCGGTGTGTTTGAGATCGACCATGTCCTTGGTGTCGAAGAAGCCGTTGATCCCGAGGTTGTCGAAGGGGCGCGGCAGGTCGCGGTTCAGGTCGGCGCCCTCCTGCGACACGACGCCGATCGTGACCTGACCGCCCTGGAAGACGATCCCGAGGCACGGGATCCCCGTGAACGATATGCCGTCGGACGGCGGCGGCAGCTCGCCCCGCAGCGGCTGCTGGAAGTCGGTCTGTCCCACCTGCTGCGCGATGATGGCCGGATACGAATGGAGCTGGTGGCGCTCCACGACGCACCCCGCCTCCTCCCCTTCCGCCAGGCTGTCTCCGAGCGAGACGTACTTGTGGAAGGTCTGCGCCGAAGCCGGCTCCGCCGCCCACGCGAGAGCGGCTGTGACTGCCCAGATCCCGATTTTCTTCATCACATCCTCCTCGCGCGCCGTCAGAACGACAGGCGCAGATTCGCGCCGATCAGGTTCGCCGTCAGCTTGTAGCTGCCGTTGAAATTGTCCTGGCTGTCCCGGATCGTCCGGTTCTGGAAGGGAAGGTACATGTCGGCGAGGTCGATTCCGAAGTGCTCGCCGGAATAGCCGATGCCGATGCAGTACCCGCGGCGGATCGAGTCGGGCAGGAGCGGTCCGGCCTCGCGGGAGGGCTGCGGCGTCTCGTCGTAGACGAACCCTGCCCGGAACGCCAGCGCGTGGAACTTCTGCTCGATTCCGACGCGATACGACCACACGTTCCTCCAGCTCGTGTCGCGGTGAATCGTCGAAAGCTCCCCGTCCGGGAACACGATGTCGAGCTTGTCGTAGTTCGACCACTCGGTCCAGACGGCGTCGGCCGAGAGCGTGAACGCCTGTCCCGGACAGTGCCAGGCGATTCCGAAGTCGGCCATCGCCGGAAAATTGACCGAGGCCTCCGCACGCGGATTGTCGGGAAGGCTCGCCGCCACGCCCGCGTCGAACACGGGGTTGCCGGTGAACCGCTGGGTGAACCGGGCGTGCGTGGCGTAGTCGATCGTCATCTTCGCCTTGTACGAGGCGCCGAGCGAGAACGAGGGCGACGGCTTCCAGAGGAACCCGGCGTTCCATCCCCACCCGTGCTCCGTGCCGGACTTCAGCTTGACGTGCGCGACGTCGACGAACGTCTGCGAGAAGGGGTCGTACGCCGCCTCGTTTCTCTCGAGCGCGACGCGCGAGAGCCGGTATTCGGCGCCGCCGGCGATCGAAAACGTCGGCGTGACGCGGATCGCGAGGACCGGCACGAGGCTGAACGTCTTGATGTCGGCATTCTGCGAGATGAACCGGCCGGGCCACGTCTCGGCGTCTTTCCAGCGGGACGCGAGGCCGAACGGGGAGTACACCGCGAGGCCGAACTTCACGTTCGACGTGATCGGGGCGACGACGTAGATCTGACTGGGAAAGAACCACGTCTTGTGGAACGTCCCGCTCGCGTCCTCTCCCGGCGCAGGATTCGCGCCGTGGAACTGCGACTTCGTGAAGGTCGTGACCGTGGTCCCGGCCATGATCGAGAAGTGGTCCTGGAAGCCGATGCCGGACGGGTTGTAGAAGAGGGCGGAGGGATCGTCGGCGACCGCGGCGAACGCGCCTCCCATCGCCGTGGCCTTGGCTCCCTGCTCGAAGAAGCCGAAGCCGGCGGGAAAGACGGGAGCCGAGAGCAGCAAGGCGAAGATGCCCAGGAGAGGTCGGACCCGGAAACGGTGGAATTTCCGCGCGATGACCACAACTCCTCCTCTGTCAAAAATTTCCAGCGAACCGCGCCTCAAAATACGCCGCGCCCCCACCGGTGTCAACACGCATTCGGCTCATTCGGAATACACTGTGACCACGCATGTTCCGACAGAGCGATCGACCGACCGGGCCGATGCAGGAGCGCTCCGCGGGAAGGAGCGAGGCGCCGTTCTCACCGGGACGAATGCTCGGTTCCCGGTATCGGATCCTGTCCGTTCTCGGCTACGGCGGGATGGGGGTCGTCTACAAGGCGCTCGATCTGACGCTCGATCTCGAGATCGCGCTGAAGGGGCTGCGCCCCGACAAGATCTCGCCGGGGAAGCGGGAGCTGCTGCGCCGCGAGATCATCCTGTCGCGGAAGGTCACGCACGAGAACGTCTGCCGCATCTACGACCTGCAGGAAATCGACGGCGTCGAGTACGTCTCGATGGAATACATCCGCGGGAAAGCCTTGAAGGACATCGAGGAGGCGGAGGGAATCCTCCCGCTCGGCCGGGGCCTCTCGATCGCAAAGGGGATCTGCCGGGGCCTCGCCGCGGCTCACCGGATCGGCGTGCTCCACCGGGATCTCAAGCCCGAGAACGTCATCGTCGACGAGGAAGGTCGGCCGCGCCTGATGGACTTCGGGATCGCGATCGACCGGGGCCAGTCGTGGACCGAGCGTTCCGGCACGGTCCCCGGGACGCCGCAGTTCCTCGCGCCCGAGCTCCTCCGGGGCGCCGCATCCGACGTCCGGAGCGACGTCTACGCCCTCGGCGTCCTCCTCTTCGAGATGTTCACCGGCCGGGTGCCGTTCGACGACCCGGACACGAAGACCCTCGTGCGCAAGGTGCTCGACGAGAAGGCGCCGGACGTGACGTCGCTGCGCCCCGACTTTCCGCCCGCGCTCGCCGCGATGATCGACCGGCTGATCGCGAAAGACCCGGAAGCGCGGTTTTCGTCCGCCGAAGAAGTCGCCGCCGAGATCGAAAAGTACGAGGGCGCTTACCTCGACCACGTCCTGGGAGAGGTCTCCGTCGCCCGAGCCCGGAGCGTGAAGCTGATGGTGATCCTCGAGGCGAACAAGGCGCTCGCGGCGACCTTCGACCCGACCGAGATCCTCCAGATCATCCTCCGCACGGCGACGCAGGAAACCGACGCCGAGCGCGGAACGATCTTCCTCGTCGAGCCGGAGACGCGCGACCTCGTGTCGCAGATCCTCGAGGGAGGCTCGGTTTCGCCGATCCGCGTCCCCTGGGGGCAGGGGATCGCCGGAGCGTGTGCCGCGGAAGGAAAGCCGATCCTGACGCTCGACGTCGCCGCGGACCCGCGCCACGATCCCGGTCCCGATTCGACGTCCGGCTTCAAGACCGTGTCGCTCCTGGCCGTGCCGATGAGGACCCCCTCCGGTGAAATCGCGGGGGTGATCGAGGTCCTGAACAAACGGCGAGGCGCGTTCACCCGCGAGGATGAGGAGTTCCTCGCGGCGGTCGCCGACCATGCGGCGCTCGCGGTCGAGAGCTCGCGGCAGCACCGCTCGGCGATCGCGGAGGCGGCGGGCGAAGCCCGCGAGGGCCTGCTGCGGGCGATCCGGCCGCTGCTCTTTCCGGCCGAGTGGCCGCCGACGCCCGGCTTCGATTCCGCGCCGCTGCGCTGGCGGGCGTCGACGACCGGGCTCCTCGGTTTCGACGCGATCGCCGGCGACGGCGCTCTGACACTGTTCCTCGCCGAGGACCCGCGGCCGGCCGAGGAGGGAATCGCCGACCTCCTCGCCACGATGACCGAGTTCCGCTCGCGGGCGGCGGGTGCGCCGATCGACTCCGTGCTCGAGCCGCTCGCGAGGCGGACGGCCCGGGTCGCTGCGGCTCGCCTGTCGGCGGGCGAAGCCGTGCTCTGCGCCTCCGGCGCCCCGCTCCCGTCGGTCTTCTCGCACGGGCGGCCGGTGCCGTTTCCCGCGGAGCGCCGGGGCGCGCTCACGTGCGCGACCGTGCCGTTGGCGGCCGGCGACCTCGTCCTCGTCGCTTCCGAAGGGCTGAGCGGCATGGAAGGCGGCCGCGGCGGCGAGGAGGAAAAGCAGCTCCACCGCGCCGCGCGGCTCGCCGACCGCGACGACGTGTCGGGCGCGTTCATGGATCTCGTCGTGCGCTGGAAGGCGGAGGGGCGGCGGCCGAAGGACCGGGACGTCGTCATACTCGGCGCCCGCCGAATTTAGATCCCGCGGACCATACGCGCCGGGTATCCAGCGGAGGGCGCGTCAGCGCGTGACGCGTCGGATCGCCGAGCACGCCAGTGCGAAGGCCATACGGTCGGCGGGCCAGCCGCGTTATGGCGAGGTCGCCATCCGAACGTCACGGCGCACGGGGCGCGGTGGACGCAGCGACGTCAGTTTCTTTGCGATTGGAAAACGGCGATTTCGACTCCTCAAACGGTGAGGCGCGCCCAGACGTGCTGGAAGACGGGCTCGGCGGGACCGCCGGCGGGCGCGGCGTACCGATGGCGTACGTTAAGCCCGCCGGCGGTTCCGACGGGCCCGTATAACGGCGCGTATCGGCGCGCCGGATAAAAAAGGGCGGGATCGCTCCCGCCCTCTTGATCATGTCTTCCCGTTCAGTAGCGGTTACCGCCCCGGTAGCCGGCGCCCCCGCTCCGTTCGCGGCCGCCGCCCATGCCGCCGCGCGGCCGGTCGGTCTGCGGCCGGGCCTCGTTGACCGTCAGCGCGCGCCCGCGGAGATCCGAACCGTTCATCGAGGACATGGCTTTCCGAGCCGCCTCGTCGTCGTTGAATTCGACGAAACCGAACCCCTTGGAACGGCCGGTTTCGCGGTCATTGATGATCTTCGCGGAAGCGACGTCTCCGAACGCGGCGAACGCGTCCCGCAGCTCGTCCTCGGAAGTGTCGTACGAGAGATTACCCACATAAAGCTTCATGCAAAAAATCCTTTTCCCGGGAAGACGACGTTGTCTGCCCCATCCCGCGCAGCTCGCGGAACGACAAGGAAAACAGAGGGTGAACGTCGGCTATTCCGGAAAGAGGAGCCTCCCGGCCCTCGCGGAAACCGTTCTTCCAAAGTCGCCAGGCGAAAGCCGACTGCGAAGCGGTCGTCCCGCGAAAGCGGGGACTGGATACCCGCTTCCGCGGGTATGACAGAAAAGGCCTACGTCGCAGGGCGCCGCGGGGCGCCCACGCGCCCAGCCGGCGCGACAAGTCCGCTTTGGCCAGCGACCATCTAAATTAGATAACGACGTTCTCAGTTGCCTCTGGCGACGAGGCGCGGCGAGACGTCAGCCAGAGGGTCGCGGGACCCGTCGCATCGCGGATAGCTTTCGCCGAAGTAACCGAGGCGAAAGCTCCGCGATGCGGGAGCGGGAGCGTGGGCGAAGGGGGTGGCGGCGTGCGCAGTCGAGCCGCTCGTTGGGCGAGCTGCGCCGCCGCCACGCGCTCCCGGTCCCCGAGCCAGCTCCCGCGACGGTCACGCGCCCGGCCGGCTCGATGTATCGCCGCGCCGGCCGGCGACCATTGAGATGAGATCGAGGCGTTTTCAGTTGCCTCTGGCGACGAGGCGCGGCGAGACGCGAGCCCGCCGGGATGCGGGTTTCCGGGCGGCGGTGAAGGCGTACCAGAAGCCGTACGTCGAGCCGCCGCCCGGGAAGACGCGCCCGGCCGGCTCGATGTATCGCCGCGCCGGCCCCCTGTCAGCGGCCGGTGCCGCCGGAGAGGATCTGATTCACCCGGGTGATGCTCGTTTCGAGGGCCTCGCGCGTGGCTTCGTATTCCTTCTCCTGCGCGCTGAACACGACCTCGTCCCCGACGAATTCGATCCGCGCGGCGAGCGCCGCCCGAGCCGGAGGGAGGCCGAAAAGCGAGGCGCGGAACGCGCGGACCCACGACGGAGGCGCCGATTCCTCGAGGCGGAAGCGGTACCGGCGGCGGCCGGGTTCACGATCCTCGGAAATGATGGGGGGATCGGGTCGAAGGCGAACATGGGGGGCGGCGACGACGTCGCCGGTTCTCCGGAACTTCTTGCGATAAACGACTCTGCGAGCGATACCAACCTCCTGAAAGTCCTATTCTCGCCCGAAGCGGCCGATTTTGAAAGGGGAAAAACCCGGGCCGATCGCCCGCGGGGCGATCCCTTTGCTCCGTTGCCGGGAACCCGCGCTCGCGCTCCATGCCGCCCGTCGGGAATGAATGAAAAGCGGATCGGAGAGGCGCGGGCCGGTCAGGGAGAGAGCGGGAGCTGCCCGGCGTCGTAGATCACCCGCTCCCCCTCGACGCGCGCGAAGTCCGGCAGCAAGTGCGGCCGCACGCTCGAGGGGCCCAGGATGTCGAGGACGCTCCAGCCGCGGGCCGTCAGCGCGTCGGCCACGAGGCTCCGGTGGCAGCGCCACGGGACGGCCTCGGCGCAAAAGAACGCCGTGCGCCGCGATGCCGCCGCGTTCTCGAGCCGGCCGAGCGCCGGCGCCCCCTCGGGGCCGTCGAGGAAATCGGCGTATCCCCGGAACGCGTCGCTGCGCCAGGCCGTGTGCCGGGAATCGGGGAGCGCTCGGCGGCGGCCCCCGAGCTCGGGCATCGGCAGATAGGCGATCCCCGCCGCGGGAAGGGAACCCGCCAGGGAGGCCGCGTCGAAATGCGGCCATTTTCGCGAAGCGGGATATCGCCGGATGTCGGCGGCCTGCTCGATCTCGGACGCGGCGAGGAGATCCCGGAACTCCTCGAACGAGCGGTTGGAGTGGCCGATCGTCCAGACGATCTTCATTCGGGCATCGTACCCTCGGGGCCCGGTGTCCGGGCCTGCGAGATAATCGCGGGAACGTCGTGACCCAGAAATCGTGGATATTCGTGTCATGGTCGATCGCCGCGCTGGCGACGATCCTCTTTTCGATCGGCGCGATCCAGAACTTCGCCGGTCCGGCGCTCGAGCTCGACTGGAACCGCTCGACGGGGGTGGTCTCGTCGGTCCATCCCGCCGGCGCGGCCGATCGCGCGGGCATCCGGCCGGGCGACCGCATCGTGGCCGTCGAAGGAGTCCCGGCCGCCGGATCCGACAACCCGTTCTACGCGATCCGCGCGGGCGCCCCCGCGGAGATCGCCATCGAGCGCGACGGCCGGCGGCGAACGCTTTCCGTCGTCCCCTCGACGCTCGGTGCGGCGAGGCTTCGCTCATTTTCCCTCGGCGGGTCCGCGGCTCTGGGCGCGCTTTCCGGATGGCTGAATTTCGTCGTCAACTGCTGGATGCTCCTCCTCGCCTTCTTCCTCCTCACGGCGCGCCGGAACGTCGCGTCCGCGCGAGTCGCGGCGGCCGAGCTCGCGTTCTGGGCCGGGGGCAACGAGCTGCTGCTGAAGTCGGGCGCCGGGGCGCTCATCGGTTTCCTTCCGGCCGCCGCGCGCCTCGCCGTCCATTTCGCCGACGGTCTCTATCTCGCGATGTTCTTCGGCGCCTGCCTCCACTTCGCGCTCGTCTTTCCGGCGCCGCTCCGCCGGATTCGCCGGCGGCCCGCGCTCCAGCTCGTCCCGTACGCGCTCGCGTTTCCGCTCGCCGCGGCGGAGGGAATCCGGGCGCTTCGCTTCCTCGACCCGCGATGGGGCGCCCGCCTGCCGGCGCCTCCCGTCGATCTCGTCTACCAGTTGGTCGGCCCCGCTCTCGTCATCGCTTCGGTCGTCGTGCTCGGCCGGCGCTTGCGGCGCGAGACCGACGTCAACGCCCGGCGGCGCCTCCGGCTCCTGTTCCTCTCGCTCCTTCCGGGGCTCGCCGGCTTCCTCCTCGTGATCGCCTTCGACCGCATCGGCGCTTCGCTGGCTGCCGCGCGCGCCGCGGACCTCGTCCAGTGGGCGGGAGTCGCGGCCGGAGCGGCGATCTTCACTTACGCGATCGTCAAGCACCGCCTCTTCGACATTCGGATCCTCGTCCGGAAGAGCCTTCAGTACGCGCTCGCGAAGGGAACGCTGCTGGCGGCTCTGGCGATCCCCGCCGTGGCGCTCCTCGCGTTCGTGTACGAGCACCGCGACGAGTCCGTGGCGCGGCTCGTCGCGGGCCGGCCCGGAGTGTACCTGGCGCTCCTCGTCGCGCTCGGCGCGGCGCTCGGGTTCCGGCGGCCGCTCCTCGATGCGCTCGATCGCCGTTTCTTCCGGGAGCAGTTCGACGCGCACCGCATCCTGGTCGACGTCGTGTCGCTCGTCCGGAAGGGGACGGACGCGCCGGCGCTCCTTTCGGCGGCGCTCGGCGAAATCGACAAGGCGCTCCACCCCGCCCACGTCTCTCTGTGGACGCTCGACGGCCTCGGCCGCGAGTACCGGCGCCAGATCTCCCGGGGGGCGGATCTCCCCGCGCCGCCGCTCCCGGACCGCTCCGCGCTCGTCGCGCTGCTCGGCTCGCACGACGAGCCGCTCGACCTCGAGACCCGCACCGGCGAGGTCTTCCTGCGGCGCCTCGCGGTGGCGGAACGGGAATGGGTCGCCGCGACCGGCGCCGAGCTCCTCGTCCCGCTTCCCGCGCCCGGCCGGCTCGCCGGCTTCCTCCTCCTCTCTCCGCTTCTGTCGGAGGAGCCGTACGGCGCCGAGGAGCGCGATCTCCTCCGCTCGGTCGCGGCGCAGCTCGCGCTCGCGCAGGACTACACCCAGCTCAGGAACGCGTCGCCGCTGCTGGCCACACCGGCGCCCGGAGCCGCGGCGCTCCGAGCCGAGCCGGGCGCCCGCGTCTGCCCGGTCTGTCGCCGGTGTTATCCCCCCGGCGCCGAAACCTGTCCCCGGGACGACGCGACGCTCTTCGCGCACGACGCGACGCCCTTCTGCATCGAGGACAAGTACGAGCTCCGGCAGCTCCTCGGGCAGGGGGGAATGGGATCGGTCTATCTCGCGGTCCAGAAGAGGCTGTCGCGCCCCGTCGCGATCAAGGTGCTCCTGGCGCACCTGCTGCAGGACCGGGAGATCCGCGCGCGCTTCGAGCGCGAGGCCCGGATCATCGCGCAGCTCGTCCATCCGGCGATCGTGACCGTCTTCGACTTCGGCGTGCTGCCGTCGGGGAACGCCTTCCTCGTGATGGAGTACCTCGAAGGGAGCGCCGTCTCCGCGCTCGTCCGCCGCGAGGGGAAGCTCGCGCCCGCCCGGGTCGCCGCGATCCTCGCGCCGATCGCCCAGGCGATCGATCTCGCGCACGCCGCCGGCGTGATCCATCGCGATCTCAAGCCGGACAACATCATGGTGCTCGCCGGCTCGGGCGCCGCGCGTGTCCCCGCGAAGGTCCTCGACTTCGGGGTCGCGCGTCTCGAAAAGCTGACCGAAGAGGCCCAGGAGACTCCGCTCCACCCGACCCGCGCCGGCATGGTCCTCGGCACGGCCGCGTACATGGCCCCCGAGCTCTTCCGGGGGGCGCCCGCCGATGCGCGCTCGGACCAGTACAGTCTCGGCATC contains the following coding sequences:
- the efp gene encoding elongation factor P, encoding MNIPATQIRNGMIIVFNGELHRVHEASHRTPGNLRAFMQVRMRNLRTGSMNDHRFSSNDRVEKASLDTHEMEYLYSDPAGHHFMNQENYDQITLPDDVVGDSLKYLLPNTAMSVDFYEGNPVGIELPNTVTLTVTETQPGMKGATASASYKPATLETGLVVNVPQFIEAGTRVKIDTRDDSYLERA
- a CDS encoding SGNH/GDSL hydrolase family protein — its product is MKKIGIWAVTAALAWAAEPASAQTFHKYVSLGDSLAEGEEAGCVVERHQLHSYPAIIAQQVGQTDFQQPLRGELPPPSDGISFTGIPCLGIVFQGGQVTIGVVSQEGADLNRDLPRPFDNLGINGFFDTKDMVDLKHTDVSSGDGKQIAAARVLRNVTGSPFDGMSAIDEANLLQPDLVTLWIGNNDILLPAAAGVVIPGVTLTPQPVFDDAYGRVMDGVSASGRTVVVATIPDIVTVPFFTYIPPFIIDPSTGQPIPDGQGGFLTYIGERHDGTAGPIPPDTLVTLQAAPLLAQGIGIPAALGGTGIPLPDGNFEPPATVNPGVLLYADEVAQLEAYTDHFNATIAADAAAHGAGVLDVHEIFHQLKDTGYDVAGVHLSADFPTGGLFSADGLHPTNIGYAVLADYWIQAINATAGSSVPRADVYSVLFTPDVPQFAASPAAANGRSAIVVDAPPSAAVIGAVADPSRHR
- a CDS encoding outer membrane protein transport protein: MVIARKFHRFRVRPLLGIFALLLSAPVFPAGFGFFEQGAKATAMGGAFAAVADDPSALFYNPSGIGFQDHFSIMAGTTVTTFTKSQFHGANPAPGEDASGTFHKTWFFPSQIYVVAPITSNVKFGLAVYSPFGLASRWKDAETWPGRFISQNADIKTFSLVPVLAIRVTPTFSIAGGAEYRLSRVALERNEAAYDPFSQTFVDVAHVKLKSGTEHGWGWNAGFLWKPSPSFSLGASYKAKMTIDYATHARFTQRFTGNPVFDAGVAASLPDNPRAEASVNFPAMADFGIAWHCPGQAFTLSADAVWTEWSNYDKLDIVFPDGELSTIHRDTSWRNVWSYRVGIEQKFHALAFRAGFVYDETPQPSREAGPLLPDSIRRGYCIGIGYSGEHFGIDLADMYLPFQNRTIRDSQDNFNGSYKLTANLIGANLRLSF
- a CDS encoding protein kinase, with amino-acid sequence MQERSAGRSEAPFSPGRMLGSRYRILSVLGYGGMGVVYKALDLTLDLEIALKGLRPDKISPGKRELLRREIILSRKVTHENVCRIYDLQEIDGVEYVSMEYIRGKALKDIEEAEGILPLGRGLSIAKGICRGLAAAHRIGVLHRDLKPENVIVDEEGRPRLMDFGIAIDRGQSWTERSGTVPGTPQFLAPELLRGAASDVRSDVYALGVLLFEMFTGRVPFDDPDTKTLVRKVLDEKAPDVTSLRPDFPPALAAMIDRLIAKDPEARFSSAEEVAAEIEKYEGAYLDHVLGEVSVARARSVKLMVILEANKALAATFDPTEILQIILRTATQETDAERGTIFLVEPETRDLVSQILEGGSVSPIRVPWGQGIAGACAAEGKPILTLDVAADPRHDPGPDSTSGFKTVSLLAVPMRTPSGEIAGVIEVLNKRRGAFTREDEEFLAAVADHAALAVESSRQHRSAIAEAAGEAREGLLRAIRPLLFPAEWPPTPGFDSAPLRWRASTTGLLGFDAIAGDGALTLFLAEDPRPAEEGIADLLATMTEFRSRAAGAPIDSVLEPLARRTARVAAARLSAGEAVLCASGAPLPSVFSHGRPVPFPAERRGALTCATVPLAAGDLVLVASEGLSGMEGGRGGEEEKQLHRAARLADRDDVSGAFMDLVVRWKAEGRRPKDRDVVILGARRI
- a CDS encoding RNA-binding protein, translated to MKLYVGNLSYDTSEDELRDAFAAFGDVASAKIINDRETGRSKGFGFVEFNDDEAARKAMSSMNGSDLRGRALTVNEARPQTDRPRGGMGGGRERSGGAGYRGGNRY
- a CDS encoding DUF488 domain-containing protein, with the protein product MKIVWTIGHSNRSFEEFRDLLAASEIEQAADIRRYPASRKWPHFDAASLAGSLPAAGIAYLPMPELGGRRRALPDSRHTAWRSDAFRGYADFLDGPEGAPALGRLENAAASRRTAFFCAEAVPWRCHRSLVADALTARGWSVLDILGPSSVRPHLLPDFARVEGERVIYDAGQLPLSP
- a CDS encoding protein kinase, whose protein sequence is MTQKSWIFVSWSIAALATILFSIGAIQNFAGPALELDWNRSTGVVSSVHPAGAADRAGIRPGDRIVAVEGVPAAGSDNPFYAIRAGAPAEIAIERDGRRRTLSVVPSTLGAARLRSFSLGGSAALGALSGWLNFVVNCWMLLLAFFLLTARRNVASARVAAAELAFWAGGNELLLKSGAGALIGFLPAAARLAVHFADGLYLAMFFGACLHFALVFPAPLRRIRRRPALQLVPYALAFPLAAAEGIRALRFLDPRWGARLPAPPVDLVYQLVGPALVIASVVVLGRRLRRETDVNARRRLRLLFLSLLPGLAGFLLVIAFDRIGASLAAARAADLVQWAGVAAGAAIFTYAIVKHRLFDIRILVRKSLQYALAKGTLLAALAIPAVALLAFVYEHRDESVARLVAGRPGVYLALLVALGAALGFRRPLLDALDRRFFREQFDAHRILVDVVSLVRKGTDAPALLSAALGEIDKALHPAHVSLWTLDGLGREYRRQISRGADLPAPPLPDRSALVALLGSHDEPLDLETRTGEVFLRRLAVAEREWVAATGAELLVPLPAPGRLAGFLLLSPLLSEEPYGAEERDLLRSVAAQLALAQDYTQLRNASPLLATPAPGAAALRAEPGARVCPVCRRCYPPGAETCPRDDATLFAHDATPFCIEDKYELRQLLGQGGMGSVYLAVQKRLSRPVAIKVLLAHLLQDREIRARFEREARIIAQLVHPAIVTVFDFGVLPSGNAFLVMEYLEGSAVSALVRREGKLAPARVAAILAPIAQAIDLAHAAGVIHRDLKPDNIMVLAGSGAARVPAKVLDFGVARLEKLTEEAQETPLHPTRAGMVLGTAAYMAPELFRGAPADARSDQYSLGIVAYEMLAGTLPFAVKGDLGAAALAHTQTEPAPLDDTVPHLSPVAAAAVHRALAKDPAERFSSVEAFVVEMARGISFGDSIPTVRSPL